From the Aquitalea magnusonii genome, one window contains:
- a CDS encoding ABC transporter ATP-binding protein — protein MSETVAPLLSLAHISLSFKGVKAVTDIGFDVAEGEICALIGPNGAGKSSLLNVINGVYQPQQGEIRFAGRARRAMQPHEAAVAGIARTFQNIALFKGMSVLDNILTGRNLASRSSWLEQALRLGRAVADEEAQRAVAEEVIAFLRLQAWRHTPVGQLPYGLQKRVELGRALAARPRLLLLDEPMAGMNREEKREMSQFIREVNQVFGTTIVLIEHDIGVVMELSDHVVVLDYGRKIGDGEPEAVRALPEVIAAYLGQQRH, from the coding sequence ATGTCCGAGACCGTAGCGCCCTTGCTGAGCCTGGCGCACATCTCCCTGAGCTTCAAGGGCGTCAAGGCGGTGACCGACATCGGTTTTGACGTGGCCGAAGGGGAGATCTGCGCGCTGATCGGCCCCAATGGCGCGGGCAAGAGCTCCTTGCTCAATGTCATCAACGGGGTGTACCAGCCGCAGCAAGGGGAAATCCGTTTTGCCGGCCGCGCCCGCCGCGCCATGCAGCCGCACGAGGCTGCGGTGGCAGGCATTGCCCGCACCTTCCAGAACATTGCCTTGTTCAAGGGCATGAGCGTGCTGGACAACATTCTCACCGGCCGCAACCTGGCCAGCCGCAGCAGTTGGCTGGAGCAGGCGCTGCGCCTGGGCCGTGCAGTGGCTGATGAAGAAGCCCAGCGCGCGGTGGCCGAGGAGGTGATTGCCTTCCTGCGCCTGCAAGCCTGGCGGCACACCCCGGTGGGCCAACTGCCTTATGGCCTGCAAAAGCGGGTGGAGCTGGGGCGGGCGCTGGCGGCCCGGCCACGCCTGCTGTTGCTGGATGAGCCCATGGCCGGGATGAACCGCGAGGAAAAGCGTGAGATGAGCCAGTTCATCCGCGAGGTCAACCAGGTGTTCGGCACCACCATCGTGCTGATCGAGCACGACATCGGCGTGGTGATGGAACTGTCCGACCACGTGGTGGTGCTGGACTACGGCCGCAAGATCGGCGATGGCGAGCCCGAAGCCGTGCGTGCGCTGCCAGAGGTGATTGCCGCTTATCTGGGCCAGCAGCGCCACTGA